In one window of Lewinella sp. 4G2 DNA:
- the lepA gene encoding translation elongation factor 4, whose amino-acid sequence MKHIRNFCVIAHIDHGKSTLSDRLLDFTQAVGEREKMDQQLDDMDLERERGITIKSHAIQMNYTHLDGTDYVFNMIDTPGHVDFSYEVSRSIAACEGALLLVDATQGIQAQTISNLFLALEHDLEIIPVLNKVDMQTARIEEMADQMMELTGCDREDIILASGKTGIGVQDIMTAVVERVPAPEGDPEAPLQALIFDSVFNPFRGVIAYVRIMNGTLRKGDTVKFIATGAEYDANEVGAMEINPRPMQEVKCGSVGYIVTGVKNSSEIKVGDTITTKDNPAEMLSGFEEVKPMVFAGIFPLDNDDFEPLRDSLEKLQLNDASLIFEPETSAALGYGFRCGFLGMLHLEIVQERLFREFGMDVITTVPNVTYRVTDTKGNVTEIRNPAELPEQNNRQMVEEPIINAQIITTTDYIGAIMNLCIDKRGHLTKQTYLSPQRVELHFELPLAEIVFDFYDRLKSISRGYASFDYQPKEYQETDLVRMDIKLNGENVDALSALVHRSKAAYVGRGMCKKLRELLPRQQFMIAIQAAIGAKVIARETLSAMRKDVTAKCYGGDISRKRKLLDKQKAGKRKMRQFGKVEVPQKAFLECLKLD is encoded by the coding sequence ATGAAGCACATCCGTAACTTTTGCGTCATTGCCCACATCGACCACGGCAAATCTACCCTTTCTGACCGCCTGCTGGACTTTACCCAGGCCGTCGGTGAACGGGAAAAGATGGACCAACAGCTCGACGATATGGACCTCGAACGCGAGCGGGGCATCACCATCAAGAGCCACGCCATCCAGATGAACTATACCCACCTGGACGGGACGGATTACGTGTTCAACATGATCGACACGCCCGGCCACGTGGACTTCTCCTACGAAGTGAGCCGCTCCATCGCCGCCTGCGAAGGTGCCCTGCTATTGGTGGACGCGACCCAGGGGATTCAAGCCCAAACGATCTCCAACCTCTTCCTGGCTTTGGAGCACGACCTGGAAATCATCCCCGTCCTGAACAAGGTAGACATGCAGACGGCCCGCATCGAAGAGATGGCCGACCAAATGATGGAACTGACTGGCTGTGACCGGGAGGACATCATCCTGGCCAGCGGCAAGACCGGCATCGGCGTGCAGGACATCATGACGGCCGTCGTGGAGCGCGTCCCCGCCCCCGAAGGCGACCCAGAAGCACCCCTCCAAGCGCTGATCTTCGACTCCGTATTCAATCCCTTCCGCGGGGTGATCGCATACGTACGGATTATGAACGGTACCCTCCGCAAAGGGGATACCGTCAAGTTCATCGCGACGGGTGCCGAGTACGATGCAAACGAAGTAGGTGCGATGGAAATCAACCCCCGGCCCATGCAGGAGGTGAAGTGCGGCAGCGTTGGCTATATCGTGACTGGCGTGAAAAATAGTTCGGAAATCAAGGTGGGTGACACGATCACGACCAAGGACAACCCCGCCGAGATGCTCTCCGGTTTCGAGGAAGTGAAGCCGATGGTCTTCGCCGGCATCTTCCCCCTCGACAACGACGACTTCGAGCCACTGCGCGATAGCTTGGAAAAACTTCAGTTAAATGATGCTTCGCTCATTTTTGAGCCCGAAACCTCCGCCGCTCTCGGCTACGGTTTCCGTTGTGGCTTCCTGGGGATGCTGCACCTGGAGATCGTCCAGGAGCGTCTCTTCCGCGAATTCGGTATGGACGTCATCACCACCGTACCGAACGTAACCTACCGCGTGACGGATACGAAGGGGAACGTGACCGAGATCCGCAACCCCGCGGAACTCCCCGAGCAGAACAACCGCCAAATGGTGGAAGAACCAATCATCAACGCCCAGATCATTACGACGACCGACTACATCGGCGCCATCATGAACCTGTGCATCGATAAGCGGGGCCACCTGACGAAGCAGACTTACCTCAGCCCGCAGCGGGTGGAGCTCCACTTTGAGCTGCCCCTGGCGGAGATCGTCTTTGATTTCTACGACCGCCTCAAATCCATCAGCCGCGGCTACGCGAGTTTCGACTACCAGCCGAAGGAATACCAAGAAACGGATTTGGTGCGCATGGACATCAAACTCAACGGCGAGAACGTGGATGCGCTTTCCGCACTCGTCCATCGCAGCAAGGCCGCTTACGTTGGACGCGGGATGTGTAAGAAATTGCGCGAACTCCTTCCCCGTCAGCAGTTCATGATCGCCATCCAGGCGGCCATTGGCGCCAAGGTGATCGCCCGCGAAACCCTCTCCGCCATGCGGAAGGACGTAACCGCCAAATGTTACGGTGGTGACATCAGCCGGAAGCGCAAGCTCCTCGATAAGCAGAAGGCCGGTAAGCGGAAGATGCGCCAATTCGGTAAGGTGGAAGTGCCACAGAAGGCGTTTTTGGAGTGCTTGAAGTTGGATTAG
- the ribD gene encoding bifunctional diaminohydroxyphosphoribosylaminopyrimidine deaminase/5-amino-6-(5-phosphoribosylamino)uracil reductase RibD, whose translation MNTDTKYLFRTAQLALLGDSRVLDSPRVGSVLVHGQKIIGEGYHQQAGKAHAEVNCLNSVIPENRHLISESTLYVSLEPCCIVGKTGACSTLILNHGIKRVVIGQRDSTPGVDGGSVELLRAAGVEVVEYPDFEPTRIAGQFRETLVTKHRPYVTLKYAQSADGYLRPADRAAEYWITNPISRRLVHRWRAGKTAVIVGARTVLDDNPSLTTRLWPGPSPRPVVIDPRGRLTGKEKVFSGPSSPIHYTSRPVELPRGNSVVMPNNLDKATLELVLQDLAERRLANVTVEGGAAILNTFLTSGLWDEAKVFTGEVHFGGGVVAPEPGAYGGKVTASYAVGSDRVVEYRNFVIARRPDLRSG comes from the coding sequence ATGAATACAGACACTAAGTATCTTTTTCGGACCGCCCAACTCGCATTGTTGGGTGATAGTAGGGTACTGGATTCCCCACGTGTAGGAAGTGTTTTGGTGCACGGCCAAAAAATAATTGGTGAAGGCTACCATCAACAAGCAGGAAAGGCCCACGCCGAAGTCAACTGTTTAAACAGTGTAATTCCGGAAAATCGACACCTCATCAGTGAATCCACGCTGTATGTCAGTTTAGAACCCTGTTGCATTGTTGGTAAGACCGGTGCATGCTCTACCCTGATCCTGAATCATGGCATCAAACGCGTCGTCATCGGCCAGCGGGATAGTACCCCCGGCGTCGACGGCGGAAGCGTCGAGCTACTGCGAGCGGCAGGCGTAGAGGTCGTTGAGTATCCGGACTTTGAACCTACCCGAATTGCGGGGCAGTTCCGCGAAACCCTCGTTACAAAACACCGGCCGTACGTAACGCTGAAGTACGCTCAGTCCGCCGACGGCTATCTCCGCCCCGCAGACCGAGCGGCGGAGTATTGGATCACCAACCCGATCAGTCGAAGATTGGTCCACCGCTGGCGGGCCGGGAAGACGGCCGTCATCGTCGGTGCCCGCACGGTACTGGATGACAACCCCAGCCTGACGACTCGCCTCTGGCCGGGCCCTTCCCCCCGACCGGTAGTCATCGACCCGCGTGGCCGGCTGACGGGTAAAGAGAAGGTCTTCTCCGGGCCTAGCTCGCCCATTCATTACACGAGCCGGCCCGTTGAGTTGCCAAGGGGGAATAGCGTGGTAATGCCAAATAATTTGGATAAAGCCACGCTGGAGTTAGTCCTACAAGATTTGGCTGAGCGCCGGCTGGCCAACGTTACCGTTGAAGGTGGTGCAGCTATCCTGAATACTTTCTTGACCTCCGGGTTATGGGATGAGGCGAAGGTGTTTACCGGTGAGGTGCACTTTGGTGGGGGAGTGGTGGCGCCGGAGCCGGGTGCCTACGGGGGAAAGGTGACGGCTAGTTATGCTGTTGGGTCGGATAGGGTAGTTGAGTACCGCAATTTTGTCATAGCTCGGAGACCCGACCTCCGGTCGGGTTGA
- the mnmD gene encoding tRNA (5-methylaminomethyl-2-thiouridine)(34)-methyltransferase MnmD has translation MVSDSNELFVTADGSHSLRSTRFDVSYHSVHGAIQESQHVFIEAGLNDVLARPGVSQINILEMGFGTGLNALLTQLAIKDHPEVNVTYYAYERYPLGIAPAAALNYPQELDVAEADFLRLHEVPTDGLAHEIAPNFSLAKVQADFLDGLPSHWAAVNFDLLYYDAFAPASQPELWTPVAMDLAHAALADGGIFVTYCAKGQFKRDLRDAGFTVEPLPGPPGKREMTRGRK, from the coding sequence ATGGTTTCGGACAGCAACGAACTATTCGTCACGGCGGACGGCAGCCACAGCTTAAGGAGTACCCGTTTTGACGTGTCCTACCACAGCGTCCACGGTGCCATTCAGGAAAGCCAGCACGTATTTATTGAGGCTGGCCTTAACGATGTCCTGGCCCGGCCCGGCGTATCGCAGATCAACATCCTGGAAATGGGTTTCGGTACCGGACTGAATGCATTGCTGACCCAATTAGCCATTAAGGATCATCCTGAGGTCAACGTCACCTACTACGCTTACGAACGCTATCCCCTTGGCATCGCACCCGCGGCAGCGTTAAATTATCCACAGGAACTCGACGTGGCGGAGGCTGATTTTCTCCGGCTGCACGAAGTACCCACCGATGGTTTGGCGCACGAAATTGCTCCGAATTTTAGCCTGGCGAAAGTGCAAGCGGATTTTCTGGACGGCCTGCCGAGTCATTGGGCCGCCGTCAATTTCGACCTGCTTTATTACGATGCCTTCGCCCCCGCCAGCCAACCCGAATTGTGGACGCCGGTGGCGATGGACCTCGCCCACGCAGCGCTAGCGGACGGCGGAATCTTTGTGACCTACTGCGCGAAGGGCCAATTTAAACGCGATTTGCGCGACGCCGGTTTCACCGTGGAGCCGTTGCCCGGACCACCCGGAAAACGGGAGATGACGCGTGGACGGAAGTAA